One Pagrus major chromosome 15, Pma_NU_1.0 DNA window includes the following coding sequences:
- the cxcl12a gene encoding chemokine (C-X-C motif) ligand 12a (stromal cell-derived factor 1), with the protein MDVKLLTLLAALTVVMYAPPSQAKPISLVERCYCRSTVNSLPRGYIRELRFIQTPNCPFQVVAKLKTNKEVCVNPEIRWLQQYLKNAINKMKKSKQSI; encoded by the exons ATGGATGTGAAGCTGTTGACGCTCTTGGCTGCGCTCACGGTGGTGATGTACGCGCCTCCATCACAAG cAAAGCCCATCAGCCTGGTGGAGAGATGCTACTGCCGCTCAACAGTCAACAGCCTCCCACGAGGCTACATCCGAGAGCTCAGGTTCATCCAAACGCCCAACTGCCCCTTCCAAGTGGT tgcTAAGCTGAAGACGAACAAAGAGGTGTGTGTGAACCCAGAGATCCGGTGGCTGCAGCAGTACCTGAAGAACGCCATCAACAA GATGAAGAAATCCAAACAGAGCATCTAA